The genome window CGAACACCAGCCCGGCGTACCCGAACATCGGTTTGCGGGAGAAGACCGGAATAATCTCAGACACGATACCGAAGAACGGTAGGGCCAAGACGTACACCTCAGGGTGACCGAAGAACCAGAACAGGTGCTGCCACAAGATTGCGCCACCATTAGCGGGGTCATAAATGTGGCCACCGAGTTTGCGGTCGTACAGCACACCGAGGGCAGCTGCGGTCAGCATCGGGAAGATCAGCAGAACGATGATCGAGGTAACCAGGATGTTCCAGGTGAAGATCGGCAGGCGGAACATTGTCATGCCCGGGGCACGGAGGCACACGATCGTCGTAATCATGTTGATAGCCGACGCGATGGTTCCTACACCACCAGCACCAACGCCGACGATCCACATGTCAGAACCGATACCCGGCGAGTGAAGAGCGTCGGACAGCGGCGAGTAAATGGTCCAGCCGAAGTCAGCGGCTCCACCAGGGGTAAAGAAGCCCGACAGCATCAGAATGCCGCCACCGAGTGTGAGCCAGAAGCCCAGTGCATTCAACCGAGGGAACGCCACATCGGGTGCGCCGATTTGCAACGGCATGATGTAGTTTGCGAAGCCCCACACCACAGGCGTGCCGTATAGCAGCAGCATGATGGTGCCGTGCATGGTGAACAGCTGGTTGAACTGTTCATTGGACAAGAACTGAAGACCCGGGCTGAAGAGCTCAGCACGAATCAATAGGGCCATGAGACCACCGAGGAAGAAGAAACAGAACGACGTGATGATGTACATCATCCCGAGCTGCTTATGGTCCGTCGTGGTCAGCATGCGCCAGGCAAATCCCCCCTTCGGGGTGGTTCCTGACGGCTTTGGCCTAGCAGGGGCGACCGGTTGGTCAACCTTAGGCGCTACAGCAGTCATACTTTCCTCCTGAATTCGGAAGCTGCTCCTTGCCTTCACGTGAAGCAGATTCCTCGTCATTGTCATTGCCGGCGTGCGTCGACCACGCCCCGCCCTAACCACTCAGAACGCTGTCACCAGCGCAAACAACGTCGAAAAGGTTGTTGCGATGTCCAACAACTCAACGAGGGCGCCTTAGAGTTTTCTGAAGATCGGCGGACAATAGCCTGAAGTACACCAACGATGTTCAATATAGTAACGCTGTGTACCACATAAAGGCCAGCCCTTTCGGCCATCTTCCACACAGTAGGGGGAAGAGACGTGTCGGCCTCGGGAAGTAAAAACCGGTTGTGGGCGTTATCTCCGACGCTGGCTTCGAGCCGCCTTAGAAATCCCAGTCTTCGTCGGTCGTGGATTCCGCCTTACCTATTACATAGGAGGATCCCGATCCCGAGAAGAAGTCGTGGTTTTCATCGGCTCCGGGGTTCAGGGACGAGATGATCGCCGGGCTCACGCGGGTTTCGTCGGCGGGGAACAACGCTTCGTATCCCAGATTGTTTAGGGCCTTATTAGCGTTGTAGCGCAAGAAACGCTTGACGTCCTCAGTCCACCCCAGCTCGTCGTAGAGGTCTTCGGTGTACTGCGTTTCGTTGTCATACAGCTCGTAGAGAAGGTCGAAGGTGTACTCCTTCAGACCATCGCGCTCGGACTGCGTCAGAGCCTCCTGGCCGCGCTGGTACTTATAACCGATGTAGTAGCCGTGGACTGCTTCGTCGCGAATAATCAAGCGAATGACGTCGGCAGTGTTGGTGAGCTTGCCGTGGCTGGACCAGTACATCGGCAAGTAGAAGCCCGAGTAGAAGAGGAAGGACTCAAGTAGTGTCGACGCCACCTTCCGCTTGAACGGATTGTCACCCTCGTAATAGTCGAGAACGATCCGAGCTTTGTCTTGAAGGTTCTCATTCTCCTCGGACCACCGGAAGGCGTCGTTAATTTCCGGTGTCGACGATAACGTCATGAAGATCGACGAGTAGGAGCGGGCGTGGACCGACTCCATGAACGCAATATTGGTGTAAACAGCTTCCTCGTGGGGGGTGAGCGCGTCGGGAATGAGAGAAACTGCGCCGACGGTGCCCTGGATGGTGTCCAGCATGGTGAGGCCGGTGAATACGCGCATCGTGGTGCGCTGTTCGAGTTCGTTGAGGGTGCCCCAGCTCTTGATGTCGTTAGAGAGCGGAACTTTCTCTGGTAGCCAGAAGTTCCCTGTGAGCCTATCCCACACCTCTTGGTCTTTGTCATCGGGAATGGTGTTCCAGTCGATGGCGGCGATGGGGCGATCGTGGTTGTTCCCGTTTGTCCCCCATCGGACCGGTGTAATTGCGTTGGTCTTCTTCATAAAAGTGCCCCTTTCAACACTGTAAATATCAACTGCCAGTATCCGTCAGTCCCGTACCGGCCAAGTCTAGCCCTTACCCGACGACATAGGCTCCCCTCTCATTACTCGAATCAAATCTTTAGCGTCGGTGGCAGTTTTGCGCGGGAAAACTGTTCGACTTTCTTTGGTCAAAGCCGCGAATTTTAGACTCATAGGACAACGCCCACTTCCTTAAAAACTAGACGTAGGTTTAATTCTAAAATTGTAAATCTTGAGAGAGGGTAGTGAAATATCGTGGAGAATAAACCAGACGGTAGCGAACCCTAAAACTCACATTCGGGTTATTTTTTGCTTAAACTAAAAAATTCAGTCCTGAAAATGTTTCAAAAATAATTGGCCAAAACAAAAAAGTTTTATATAATCGGGGCATGGCTATCAGTGACACAATGCAGAAAGCATTCAATGACCAATTCAACGCCGAACTCCAGGCGGCGCTCGTTTACAAGCAACTAGGGCTGGAGCTTGATCGCCTTAGCTTGGTAGGCATGCGGGACTGGATGCGTGAACAAGTCGATGAGGAATTCGGACACGCTCACGCTTTCAGCGACCACATCTTGGCTCGCGGTGGTCAGGTGACCATCTCGACCCTTTCCGTTCCTGAGCTCAACATTCAGTCAGCAAAGGACGCATTCCAAGCTGCCCTCGAGCACGAGAAGAAGGTATCGGGCCTGATTCGCGATCTTGCTAAGACTGCGGATGCTGAAGGCGACCTCGATTCCCGCCAGTTAATCGACCGCTTCTTGACCGAACAGATCGAAGAAGAAGACACAGTTAACGAGATTCTCGATCGCCTTGAGCTTGTTGGCGACGACGGTGCGGGCATTCTCCGCCTCGATGCCGAGCTTGGTCAGCGCTAAAACTAAGTCGGAAAAACTAGTTGGCATGTGCCGGCTAGTTAGGTAACCAACGGCCTCATATCATCGCGATATGGGGCCGATTTTTATGCCTGTTTCGGCCTTACTTGTTGCGGCACGGCTGTAACGGCGGGCGCGTAGCACGCTGTCACTGGCCAACCATTACAGCCCAACCGTTACAGCATGCAGGAGACGCAACCTTCGACCTCTGTACCTTCCAAGGCCGCCTGCCGCAGACGAATGTAATACAAGGTCTTAATCCCGTTCTTCCACGCGTAAATCTGTGCGCGGTTAATATCGCGCGTCGTTGCGGTGTCTTTAAAGAACAAGGTAAGCGACAGCCCTTGGTCTACGTATTTCGTTGCTACCGCATACGTATCGATAACCTTTTCATATCCTATTTCATAAGCATCTTTGAAATAGTCAAGGTTGTCATTGTTCATATGCGGGGCGGGATAGTAAACGCGCCCAATCTTGCCCTCTTTACGGATTTCAATTCTCGACGCGATCGGGTGGATCGACGATGTCGAGTTGTTGATATACGAAATAGAACCCGTCGGAGGAATAGCCTGAAGGTTTCGGTTGTAGAGGCCGTACTGCTGGATATCCTCCCGTAACTGGGCCCACTCCTCAGGCGTCGTTACCGAAATCGACGATTCCTCAAAGATGCGCTTGACCTTCTCTGTTTTCGGTGCGAAGTCCTTCGGATCATACCGATCAAAGAAAGCACCCGACGCGTAATCGGAGTCCTCGAAGCCGGTGAACGTCACGCCCCGTTCCTTGGCGAGGCGATTGGATGCCTTGAGGCAGGCCACCATGACGGCGGCGAAATAGGCGTTGGTGAAATCGAGCGCTTCTTCGCTGCCATAGTAGATGTGCTCGCGACCCAGGTAGCCGTGCAGGTTCATCTGGCCCAAGCCGATCGCGTGGGAATGTTCATTGCCCTGCCGGACGGATGGCACTGAATCGATGGACGTTTGATCTGAGACCGCGGTCAACCCACGGATAGCGGTATCAATAGTTCCGTCGAAGTCATCACTATCCATGACCATCGCAATGTTCAGCGAACCGAGGTTGCACGAGATATCGTCGCCAATATGTTGATACGTCAGGTCCGCGTTAAATTCCGACGGGCTATTGACCTGAAGGATCTCTGAGCAGAGGTTAGACATATTAATGCGCCCAGCGATGGGATTCGCGCGATTAACTGTATCCTCAAACATAATGTACGGATACCCGGACTCGAATTGAATCTCGGCCAGAGTCTGGAAGAACTGCCGCGCATTAATTTTCGATTTCTTAATGCGAGGATCTTCCACCATCTCGTCGTAATGCTCAGAGATGCCGATGTCTGAGAATGGCTTCCCGTAGACTCGTTCAACGTCATACGGCGAGAACAAGTACATATCATCATTACGCTTGGCCAATTCAAACGTAATATCGGGGATAACTACACCCAGTGACAACGTTTTAATACGGATCTTTTCGTCCGCATTTTCACGCTTGGTGTCCAAAAAGCGCAAAATATCCGGATGGTGTGCGTGTAAGTAAACTGCCCCAGCTCCCTGACGCGCACCCAACTGGTTGGCGTAAGAGAAGGAATCTTCCAGGAGCTTCATTACTGGAATGACGCCGGACGATTGGTTCTCGATCTTCTTGATCGGGGCGCCCTGTTCACGCAGGTTAGACAGCAGGAGCGCTACTCCCCCGCCACGCTTAGATAGCTGCAAAGCAGAGTTGATAGAGCGACCAATCGACTCCATATTGTCTTCAATGCGGAGAAGGAAGCATGAAACTGGTTCACCACGCTGAGCTTTGCCGATGTTGAGGAACGTCGGGGTTGCCGGCTGAAAACGGCCCTGAATAATTTCATCGACGAGACGACGTGCTAGAGAAATGTCACCATCGGCAAGCCCCAAGGCAACCATGCATACTCGGTCCTCATAGCGCTCTAAGTAACGGTTCCCGTCAAAAGTACGCAACGTGTATGAAGTGTAATACTTGTATGCGCCTAGGAACGTCTTGAAGCGAAACTTATAGCTATAGGCTTGCTTGAACAGATCTTTGATGTCGGAAAATTCATATTTCTCGACAACGTCACCGTTGTAGTAGTTGTTCTTGATCAAGTAATCAAATTTTTCTTCCAAATCATGGAAAAACACCGTGTTCTGATTAACGTGCTGAAGGAAAAATTGATTAGCCGCTTCGCGGTCTTTGTCGAACTGAATCTTGCCATTCTCATCATAGAGGTTAAGCATGGCATTGAGAGCATGGAAATCTAACTGCTCTGTAGACCGAACAGGTTCTGCTACTGTTTTGCCGAGATCTGACACCTAGAATCTCCTAATTGTTGAGGGGGAACTTCTGTACTGACGTTTCGTGATTGATGTTCGGTCTGTGATGAGAGTTCATACAGGCGGTTCGCATTACTTATGCTGCGTGCCGCCTCATCCCATTGGCCTCAAACGCGGTGAGGCCCTGTTTCACGATGGCCACGTCCTCCTGGGTTCCCATCAATTCGAACCGATAAAGATAAGGAACATGACACTTTTCTGCGATAATATCGCCCGCGACGCCATAATCTGGACCAAAATTGGTGTTACCCGATGCGATAACACCCCGAATCAAGCTGCGGTTTTGCTCGTTGTTCAGGAAATGAATCACCTGGGTTGGCACAGGCCTCGTTTCCTGCCGGCTTATCGACGCCCCACCACCATATGTTGGGCATATCAGCACATACGGCTCGTCGACGATCAGGTCAGGTTCGGTACGTCGAAGCGGTATCCGGTCTGCACGCATACCCAACTTATCGACGAACCGCTGCGTGTTATTCGTCGCCGAAGAGAAATAGACGAGGTACATGATTATTTTTCATCTTTTCTGGTGACTGAAACTGTTAAAATGGAAAGAAAAATGAAAATAAGGCGGGGCCACGCATTGCAGGGAACCGCCTATTAACTCTGCAGAACAACCAAAAGATAAGATTTCGCGCCACGCAAGTCCTCGTCGAACGGCGACGACGTGTGCAGCGGCGCTCTATGCAGCGGAGGTAACCAGGCTCTTAATACGATCCGGGCGGAACCCCGACCAGTGCTCATCCTGAGCGACAACGACAGGGGCCTGCAAGTAGCCCAGAGCCATCACGTAGTCGCGAGCGTCGCTGTCCATGGTGATATCGACAGTTTCGTAGTCGACGCCTGCACGATCGAGAGCCTTCTTTGTAGCAGTGCACTGAACACAGGCGGGCTTGGTATAGACGGTGACGGCCATAGAAAATTCTCCCTCTGTTGATGCACTACTTTTGCTGCGGCAATTGTTTATCGACGGGCACTTTTACCGCGAGAACGAGGTGATTATCCTGCGGATCCTCACCCTTTGTTCGGCCCGTGCAACGGGAATTAACTCTATCCCACCGACGACAAAAACACAATAGATAGAATTTAAATCGGCGCACCACCACTATATGTAGTAATTACAAAGACGAAATTCCAAGGTCGTCACTATTACGAATCACTACATGTATGCCGCACCGACTTAAGCATCAGTTTTGCTACATAGATGTTCATTATCGACGGAGTGCACAACGTCATCCGTGAAGCACGATGCCTCCCCCAGGAAGCAGAGCGCTTCCGGACCACCCTGCCAGCGAAACGCAAAAACCGGCAACCTTCCTAACGGAAAGCTGCCGGTTCGGCGCTTCTTCAGCGCTCAGCTCAATGTCGACCGTCGCTTTCTATACAGCTTTTGCTGCCTGCTGGCGACGGCTACTGAGTCAATTAACCCTGGCGGGCCTTGAAACGAGGATCCTTCTTGTTGATCACAAAAACTTTGCCGTGACGGCGCACAACCTGAGCGCCCGGCTTGTTCTTCAGCGACCGAAGGGACTTACGGACCTTCATCGGGCGCTCCTTTCTTCGTCGGCTGGGCTAGTAAAAGCCAACCACCTGTGGTGATCGGCCACTACACAACACAGTCTGGTGTGGATAATTCCTGCGAAATCATCGCAGTTCACCCACATGACTATGACACGAACCGCTATGGTACCGCGACCAGGCCGAAATCCAAAACTTTATGCCCAATTCCTCACCTACCCCACACCGGTGTACGTCAATTACCGACACCGGTGTACATCAGCTGCCCAACCGTTTTACCATGGGGGAATGACAAGCGATCTTCGCGACGACATACGACGCTCCCTCGGCGTCCAGTCCCCCATTGATCCACAGGAAGAAATCGGACGACGAGTTTCATTCCTGGCTGAGTACCTTATCTCCACGGAGGCTAGGGGCTTTATCCTGGGCATTTCGGGAGGCCAGGATTCGACGCTAGCCGGCCGCCTGGCCCAGCTCGCCGTCGAGCGTGTCCGCGAGCAAGAAGGAACCAAGGTACGCTTCCACGCGGTACGGCTCCCCTACGGAGAGCAGGCAGATGAGGACGACGCCCAGCGCGCTCTGAACTTCATCGAGCCCGATCGGACCGTCGCCATCAATATCAAAGATGCTACCCAAGCGTTAACAAAGACGGTATCGGCGTCGCTAGGAATTCACTGTCTTACCGATTTCAACCGGGGAAATGTCAAAGCGCGCATCCGCATGGTCGCCCAATATGCGGCGGCCGGGCAGCTTGGCCTCCTCGTCGTCGGCACTGGCCATGCCGCAGAAGCCGTGACCGGTTTTTACACCAAGTACGGTGATGGCGGCGCGGATATTCTCCCGCTCTCAGGCCTGACAAAACGGCAGGGTGCAGCGCTACTTCAGGAACTCGGCGCGCCCCCCAGCACGTGGAGCAAGGTTCCCACAGCGGACCTGGAAGACAACCGCCCCGCGCTGCCCGATGAAGACGCACTCGGCGTGACCTACTCACAGATCGACGATTACCTCGAAGGCGTCGACGGGCTGCCGCAGGAAGCCATCGACCGCATCGAGCATCTCTACACGGTGAGCCGCCATAAGCGCAGCATGCCGGTGGCCCCTACCGACACATGGTGGAAGCAATAATCTGTGCTAGTACTTCGTGCTCATGTACCGGTCAGGTTCGTCGCCGAGTTTGAAGTGACGGCCTGACACGGAGTCTGGGACGACCCGCACATAGTTGTATTTCAACGTGGGAAGCCACGGTTTGAGCTCAAGTTTGTCTGCTTCGTTGATCTCTGCCGTGCTGGTCAAACGATGTGCGCGACCGCGAATGACGACCGATGTGGCATCGGACTCGTCGAAAGAGTCAACCTCGAAAAGAACCTTATCGTTGACGGTCAGCGAGACCAGCTTTGACCCCTCTGACGTGCGGAAAAGGACGGACTTTGGACGCTCGCCGTCGCCGGGATCAACAACATAATTGACCGGGTAAATGTCAATGTCCTCACCGGACCTGACAACCAGGCGCCCTAGCTTTACAGAAGAGAGAAAGTCGAAGACTTCCTCGTCGGACAGTTCAGTGATGATGTTCTCGTCGCTCATGTGTCTATTCTGCTCTAAAAACACGTTCGTCACAGCGAAATCCCCCTTTCGGGTGCCGTCCCGACACGAGGAACGCCCTAGTCATGGTGTACGTTACGCGTCGGTTAGCGGGGTCGACGGGACCGTCTAACCGCTGAGCAGATACCCAAAAGCATAATCACTGCAGCCCACCCCATGACGTAGAGCAACGAGCCGTTACTGCTCCACGGTGGCTCGAGAGCTATCTCTTGGCCTGTGCCATAAATTCCGTTCAGAAACGGCATCCACCCCACAAGTTCACCCCCGTGAGGGACGAACACGACAGCGTTCTCGATCAAGAGCGACCACACCGTGATAACGGTAATCGCGGCCGCCGGGACCGCAACGAGCGCACCGATTCCCACACCAATCCCACACGCTGCGACCGCATAGAGCGGCGCCGCCCACAAGAACCGCACGCCCTCGACGCTTGAGGCGGACACAGACCCGTACACCTGCGGATATAACGCCGGCAAGGCAACCATCACCATGAGGACGGAGAAAAACGACCCGATGGCCGCAGCAACAGACACGACCAGCCAGCGAGCGATGATCGACGGGACTGGTCGTGGGTGCAGCACGGAGTCCAGCTCGCCAACAGGCCCTCGCATCGAGGAGGCCTGCGCGTAGGTCGCGACGACGGCATACATGGTGATTCCCAAGTAGATCACCCAATAGTTCGCGTTCGTCGTCGATACTTCGCGAACCTGAATCAAGCCACCGTTACCGTGCAGCGATTCCGCGACACCGCCGATAACCAGCGTCACCACCAAGGGCAGAACGATGCCCAATGGCACGAGGACACGTATGAAAGGTCCTCGCCAGCCGCTTAGCCGCACCCACTCTGAAGCCCATGCGGAATAGAACGCGCGCCAGGGGAACAGCCCCGACTTTCGCGCGGCACTGTTGATCTGAGCGCTATCAGATCTGCCGGGCATGACCACTCCCCCTACCAGCATTATTGCGGCCGACGGGCTCCGCGCCGTTGTGGCCAACAGCGACCGCGTGATTGAGCGCGCGGGGAATCGCGTCGATAAAAGCTTCTTCCAACGACGCATGAGTCCCGACAACATCGCGAACCGAACCTTGCGACACAATCGTCCCGCCTTCAAGCAGAACCACCCTGTCCGCAGTCCGCTCCACATCCGCGAAATGATGCGACGCCACCACAACGCAGTGACCGCGCTCGGCCAGATCCCGCATCAAGGACCGCAACCACAACATGCCCGCGAGATCCAAGCCATTCATCGGCTCATCCATAATGATGTTCCGCGGCCACCCGAGCAGCGCAGTCGCAACGCCCAACCGCTGACGCATCCCGAGCGAATAACTACGCACTGGCCTATCCGCCACGGCCCCAAGCCCGACCCGCATAATCATGTCGTCGGCTTCATCCCAGGACAGTCTTTTTGCCGACGCTACCCAATGCAAATGATGACGCCCCGACTGCTTCATTTCGCTCGCCGTTGTATCCAGGAACACCCCCAATGAGCGGCCGGGCCCGTCCCATTTCCGCGGATCGACGCCATCCACGCTGACCGTTCCCGACGCGACAGGCACAATTCCGGCCATGATCTTTAACAGCGTCGATTTGCCCACACCATTAAGGCCAACGAGATACGTGATCGTGGAATTATCAAAACGCAGTGACACATCGGACAACGCGAAGTCGAGCCACCTGCCCCGTGTGGCTACGCTCCGGCCCTGAGCCGATCCGCGATGTGCGCCTGATCCGCGGCGTTTACTACTCGCCGTTCTGGACAAGAACCGACGGCTACCTGAGCCGACTTCATAACGAATGTTATCCAGCAGAATCACGACGCTGACCTTTTCTGAACACTCATGACGCCGATAACCTCAGCGTTTTCCCTAAGCGTTGCAATAAATCGGGAGACCAACGGTTTTCACACCTTGACACATTGATGAACTAGCCAACCGCCAATTTCCATCCTTGTAAACAAAGTTGATAGGCATTGAAATGTCGGGAATTCCCGCAGAGAAAGAGTGAAGCTGAACAGTAATGGTGTCGCCGTTTCGCTCCATGGGCCCCGTCAGCCGGCTACCACCGCGTGGCGCGCGGAATAGACCGATCCTCGAGACAGTCTTTGGAACGACCACGGCATCGGGTGCCTCAATATTCGCTTTCTTGGCTTCGTCCGAGGCATCGGTAGCAGTCAGGAAGTAAACAATCCCATTGAGTTCGTCGAGCGAAGGATTGGGGTCCGTCACCGTGTAGTTAGCCGGCAGTGGTGACGAGGGCGTCCACCTGCGGTTTCCGGAATCCGAGTCCGATACGCCGCTATCGTCGGAGTCGTCATCCCCGGCATTGGACTCATCCTGCCCATTCTGAGATGAATCGGAGTCCGAACCATTATCACTGTCATTCGATCCAGACCCCGACCGTGATTCCAAATTCCCGCCCGACGACGACGCTTTCTTCCCCTCAGTGGGAGCGCCCAGGGCACCACCAGTGGATCCCTTGTTATTCCCGTTCTTATCGTGCCCGTTTTTACTGGAGGCATCTTTCGATTTCTTCGCACTTGACGGGACTGGCGACTTCTTGATGACCTTGTGCCCCTGCGCATCGGTGGTCTCTTCCGCGACGTAGGCGGCTGAATCATCGTCTCCGTGGCGGGACAAACCGACAACGCCGATCGCCAGGATGACCGCCGCGACGATAGCCGCAACTCCGCCTGCCATCATGACGGTCGGCCAGTTCACGCGACGGTTCACGCCGCTCTGCTGCGCACTCTCTTCCATGCTGAAGTTTTCCGTCGGATCATTATTGAGCTGGTCGCTGTAACTTGGCTCGCCATCGGAGCCTGGCTGGGATGGATCGAATTCTGACGGGCTGGACTGATCTGGACCCAGGCGATTGGAGGACATGAGGGGCGCCACCTATGTGCAGTTTAACCTTGAACAAAAAGGGAGATGTGTGTAGATTAGCCTAACTTTTTAAATACGCATAATAATTTCTCATTTAATATCTCGACGCGATCGAGGATTCAGACCTACCCTGGCGTCTATGTCGGATAAGACGTTGGAAAACACATCATCAAACAAACCAGGATCACCCGACCACCCCTACTACTTCGCCGTCGTCGGGCTCGGGCAGATCGCGCAACAAGCCTTCCTTCCTGGACTCGCGCAATTACCAGAGGCGCAGCTAGCCGCCGTCGTTACATCGAATCCCGCAAAGGCCGAGCGTTATGACGTCCCTGGCTATTCCTATGACCGATACCAGGACCTCCTCAACTCCGGCGATATCGACGCTGTCTACGTTGCGACGCCGGTTGATCGCCATCGCGAATTCACAATTCCCGCACTTCACGCGGGCATTCCCGTGTTGTGTGAAAAGCCAATGGCTCCGTCGGTCGAGGATTGTCAGGCTATGATCGATGCGGCCAAGGAAACGGGCACGACGCTCATGCTTGCCTATCGGATGCATACCGACCCGTTCATGATTGACCTGGTCGAGCTCGTCCGCTCTGGCAAACTCGGCGATGCGCGTTACTTCACGTCGCAGTTCGGCCACACGATTAACCCGGAGAATCACCGAGCCAACCACGGATTCTGGGGTGGCCCGGTCCCCGATCTCGGGGTCTATGCGC of Corynebacterium kroppenstedtii DSM 44385 contains these proteins:
- the nrdH gene encoding glutaredoxin-like protein NrdH, encoding MAVTVYTKPACVQCTATKKALDRAGVDYETVDITMDSDARDYVMALGYLQAPVVVAQDEHWSGFRPDRIKSLVTSAA
- the nadE gene encoding ammonia-dependent NAD(+) synthetase, which gives rise to MTSDLRDDIRRSLGVQSPIDPQEEIGRRVSFLAEYLISTEARGFILGISGGQDSTLAGRLAQLAVERVREQEGTKVRFHAVRLPYGEQADEDDAQRALNFIEPDRTVAINIKDATQALTKTVSASLGIHCLTDFNRGNVKARIRMVAQYAAAGQLGLLVVGTGHAAEAVTGFYTKYGDGGADILPLSGLTKRQGAALLQELGAPPSTWSKVPTADLEDNRPALPDEDALGVTYSQIDDYLEGVDGLPQEAIDRIEHLYTVSRHKRSMPVAPTDTWWKQ
- the nrdI gene encoding class Ib ribonucleoside-diphosphate reductase assembly flavoprotein NrdI — translated: MYLVYFSSATNNTQRFVDKLGMRADRIPLRRTEPDLIVDEPYVLICPTYGGGASISRQETRPVPTQVIHFLNNEQNRSLIRGVIASGNTNFGPDYGVAGDIIAEKCHVPYLYRFELMGTQEDVAIVKQGLTAFEANGMRRHAA
- the ykgO gene encoding type B 50S ribosomal protein L36 gives rise to the protein MKVRKSLRSLKNKPGAQVVRRHGKVFVINKKDPRFKARQG
- the nrdF gene encoding class 1b ribonucleoside-diphosphate reductase subunit beta, translated to MKKTNAITPVRWGTNGNNHDRPIAAIDWNTIPDDKDQEVWDRLTGNFWLPEKVPLSNDIKSWGTLNELEQRTTMRVFTGLTMLDTIQGTVGAVSLIPDALTPHEEAVYTNIAFMESVHARSYSSIFMTLSSTPEINDAFRWSEENENLQDKARIVLDYYEGDNPFKRKVASTLLESFLFYSGFYLPMYWSSHGKLTNTADVIRLIIRDEAVHGYYIGYKYQRGQEALTQSERDGLKEYTFDLLYELYDNETQYTEDLYDELGWTEDVKRFLRYNANKALNNLGYEALFPADETRVSPAIISSLNPGADENHDFFSGSGSSYVIGKAESTTDEDWDF
- a CDS encoding pyridoxamine 5'-phosphate oxidase family protein; protein product: MSDENIITELSDEEVFDFLSSVKLGRLVVRSGEDIDIYPVNYVVDPGDGERPKSVLFRTSEGSKLVSLTVNDKVLFEVDSFDESDATSVVIRGRAHRLTSTAEINEADKLELKPWLPTLKYNYVRVVPDSVSGRHFKLGDEPDRYMSTKY
- the ctaD gene encoding aa3-type cytochrome oxidase subunit I; translation: MTAVAPKVDQPVAPARPKPSGTTPKGGFAWRMLTTTDHKQLGMMYIITSFCFFFLGGLMALLIRAELFSPGLQFLSNEQFNQLFTMHGTIMLLLYGTPVVWGFANYIMPLQIGAPDVAFPRLNALGFWLTLGGGILMLSGFFTPGGAADFGWTIYSPLSDALHSPGIGSDMWIVGVGAGGVGTIASAINMITTIVCLRAPGMTMFRLPIFTWNILVTSIIVLLIFPMLTAAALGVLYDRKLGGHIYDPANGGAILWQHLFWFFGHPEVYVLALPFFGIVSEIIPVFSRKPMFGYAGLVFATLSIAALSVAVWAHHMFVTGAILLPFFSFMTYLISVPTGVKFFNWVGTMWRGHITFETPMLWTMGFLVTFLFGGLTGIMLASPPLDFHVSDTYFVVAHFHYTLFGTIVFASCAGVYYWFPKMTGRMLDERLGKIHFWMTVIGFNGTFLVQHWLGDEGMPRRYADYLPTDGFTGLNQFSTIFSFILGIGFLPFIWNVFKSFRYGEIVTVDDPWGYGNSLEWATSCPPPTHNFTSLPRIRSERPAFELHHPQMVEKMRAEAHIGRQI
- a CDS encoding ABC transporter ATP-binding protein produces the protein MILLDNIRYEVGSGSRRFLSRTASSKRRGSGAHRGSAQGRSVATRGRWLDFALSDVSLRFDNSTITYLVGLNGVGKSTLLKIMAGIVPVASGTVSVDGVDPRKWDGPGRSLGVFLDTTASEMKQSGRHHLHWVASAKRLSWDEADDMIMRVGLGAVADRPVRSYSLGMRQRLGVATALLGWPRNIIMDEPMNGLDLAGMLWLRSLMRDLAERGHCVVVASHHFADVERTADRVVLLEGGTIVSQGSVRDVVGTHASLEEAFIDAIPRALNHAVAVGHNGAEPVGRNNAGRGSGHARQI
- a CDS encoding ferritin, with protein sequence MAISDTMQKAFNDQFNAELQAALVYKQLGLELDRLSLVGMRDWMREQVDEEFGHAHAFSDHILARGGQVTISTLSVPELNIQSAKDAFQAALEHEKKVSGLIRDLAKTADAEGDLDSRQLIDRFLTEQIEEEDTVNEILDRLELVGDDGAGILRLDAELGQR
- the nrdE gene encoding class 1b ribonucleoside-diphosphate reductase subunit alpha, with amino-acid sequence MSDLGKTVAEPVRSTEQLDFHALNAMLNLYDENGKIQFDKDREAANQFFLQHVNQNTVFFHDLEEKFDYLIKNNYYNGDVVEKYEFSDIKDLFKQAYSYKFRFKTFLGAYKYYTSYTLRTFDGNRYLERYEDRVCMVALGLADGDISLARRLVDEIIQGRFQPATPTFLNIGKAQRGEPVSCFLLRIEDNMESIGRSINSALQLSKRGGGVALLLSNLREQGAPIKKIENQSSGVIPVMKLLEDSFSYANQLGARQGAGAVYLHAHHPDILRFLDTKRENADEKIRIKTLSLGVVIPDITFELAKRNDDMYLFSPYDVERVYGKPFSDIGISEHYDEMVEDPRIKKSKINARQFFQTLAEIQFESGYPYIMFEDTVNRANPIAGRINMSNLCSEILQVNSPSEFNADLTYQHIGDDISCNLGSLNIAMVMDSDDFDGTIDTAIRGLTAVSDQTSIDSVPSVRQGNEHSHAIGLGQMNLHGYLGREHIYYGSEEALDFTNAYFAAVMVACLKASNRLAKERGVTFTGFEDSDYASGAFFDRYDPKDFAPKTEKVKRIFEESSISVTTPEEWAQLREDIQQYGLYNRNLQAIPPTGSISYINNSTSSIHPIASRIEIRKEGKIGRVYYPAPHMNNDNLDYFKDAYEIGYEKVIDTYAVATKYVDQGLSLTLFFKDTATTRDINRAQIYAWKNGIKTLYYIRLRQAALEGTEVEGCVSCML